A portion of the Drosophila sechellia strain sech25 chromosome 2R, ASM438219v1, whole genome shotgun sequence genome contains these proteins:
- the LOC6615476 gene encoding tetratricopeptide repeat protein 25 isoform X2: protein MPRKKPKVDTLEEIETNIKLLCDQSNNHMKVRAYEKALFGYNQALELNSTDINALISRSKCYLLLGEASKALQDAETALGEDKNNIRAIYQKAESLYYLGQFEQSLMFFHRGLRARPELALFRLGVQKTQEAIENTIGSKPGPSGPTAPVPKSGKSRKSGEDTPKSQAAGATATSARTRQKPSRADLERRNARKLLGELCVDKEYLEKLLLHPDLVRADTHTESISAYAREAVEFLNKRQEFWRQQRPCTALPNHKNLPHDALPKWF, encoded by the exons ATGCCGCGCAAGAAACCGAAGGTGGATACTCTCGAGGAGATCGAGACCAATATTAAGCTGCTATGCGATCAATCCAATAACCACATGAAGGTTCGGGCCTACGAGAAGGCTCTGTTTGGCTACAATCAG GCTCTCGAGCTGAATAGCACCGATATCAACGCTTTGATTTCGCGTAGCAAGTGCTACTTGTTGCTGGGCGAGGCTTCCAAGGCGCTGCAGGATGCGGAGACGGCTCTGGGGGAGGACAAGAACAACATTCGAGCCATCTACCAGAAGGCTGAGTCGCTGTACTACCTCGGGCAGTTCGAGCAGAGCCTGATGTTCTTCCATCGCGGGCTGAGGGCTCGCCCGGAACTGGCTTTGTTTCGCCTGGGCGTGCAGAAAACGCAGGAGGCCATCGAGAACACCATCGGCAGCAAGCCGGGTCCATCAGGACCAACAGCACCTGTTCCCAAGAGCGGAAAGTCACGGAAGTCCGGCGAGGATACACCAAAATCCCAGGCGGCGGGAGCAACGGCAACCAGTGCCAGGACGCGCCAGAAACCCAGTCGAGCGGATCTGGAACGACGCAACGCCCGCAAGCTGCTCGGCGAACTGTGCGTGGACAAGGAGTACCTGGAGAAGTTGCTACTCCATCCGGATTTGGTCCGCGCGGACACACACACGGAGAGCATCTCTGCCTACGCCCGCGAGGCGGTGGAGTTTCTCAACAAACGGCAGGAGTTCTGGCGCCAACAGCGTCCCTGCACGGCGCTGCCCAATCATAAGAACCTGCCCCATGACGCTCTGCCCAAGTGGTTTTAG
- the LOC6615476 gene encoding tetratricopeptide repeat protein 25 isoform X1, whose translation MSNVLNTILAVDKEQELLQSFIRTGAAAEEESQDETNRRSKGRSHKPPIWERRESTDRGGRGAGRDGKQGDDGGAGGGAGGDAAGGKRGNRIEAELRAARKKIEEQIAKKKKPKENFVDFYTDKDRAAAVSAGAFDIKQSLQIKQKQDRNEALLIPDEADISSVIALGLKEIKNANPENAIHFFCKALELNSTDINALISRSKCYLLLGEASKALQDAETALGEDKNNIRAIYQKAESLYYLGQFEQSLMFFHRGLRARPELALFRLGVQKTQEAIENTIGSKPGPSGPTAPVPKSGKSRKSGEDTPKSQAAGATATSARTRQKPSRADLERRNARKLLGELCVDKEYLEKLLLHPDLVRADTHTESISAYAREAVEFLNKRQEFWRQQRPCTALPNHKNLPHDALPKWF comes from the exons ATGTCGAACGTGCTGAACACTATCCTTGCTGTGGACAAGGAGCAGGAATTGCTGCAAAGCTTCATACGAACCGGAGCAGCAGCGGAGGAGGAGTCGCAGGACGAGACCAATCGGCGGTCCAAGGGTCGCTCCCACAAGCCTCCCATCTGGGAGAGGCGTGAGTCCACGGATCGGGGCGGACGCGGTGCTGGACGGGATGGAAAGCAGGGGGATGAcggaggagctggaggtggAGCAGGAGGCGACGCTGCGGGCGGCAAGCGTGGCAATCGCATTGAGGCCGAACTCAGGGCCGCACGCAAAAAGATCGAGGAGCAGATcgccaagaagaagaagcccAAGGAGAACTTCGTCGACTTCTACACGGACAAGGATCGGGCGGCAGCGGTCAGCGCTGGAGCATTTGACATCAAGCAGAGTCTCCAGATCAAGCAGAAGCAGGACCGCAACGAGGCACTGCTCATCCCGGACGAGGCGGACATCAGTTCGGTGATCGCACTGGGGCTCAAGGAGATCAAGAATGCCAATCCCGAGAACGCCATACACTTTTTTTGCAAG GCTCTCGAGCTGAATAGCACCGATATCAACGCTTTGATTTCGCGTAGCAAGTGCTACTTGTTGCTGGGCGAGGCTTCCAAGGCGCTGCAGGATGCGGAGACGGCTCTGGGGGAGGACAAGAACAACATTCGAGCCATCTACCAGAAGGCTGAGTCGCTGTACTACCTCGGGCAGTTCGAGCAGAGCCTGATGTTCTTCCATCGCGGGCTGAGGGCTCGCCCGGAACTGGCTTTGTTTCGCCTGGGCGTGCAGAAAACGCAGGAGGCCATCGAGAACACCATCGGCAGCAAGCCGGGTCCATCAGGACCAACAGCACCTGTTCCCAAGAGCGGAAAGTCACGGAAGTCCGGCGAGGATACACCAAAATCCCAGGCGGCGGGAGCAACGGCAACCAGTGCCAGGACGCGCCAGAAACCCAGTCGAGCGGATCTGGAACGACGCAACGCCCGCAAGCTGCTCGGCGAACTGTGCGTGGACAAGGAGTACCTGGAGAAGTTGCTACTCCATCCGGATTTGGTCCGCGCGGACACACACACGGAGAGCATCTCTGCCTACGCCCGCGAGGCGGTGGAGTTTCTCAACAAACGGCAGGAGTTCTGGCGCCAACAGCGTCCCTGCACGGCGCTGCCCAATCATAAGAACCTGCCCCATGACGCTCTGCCCAAGTGGTTTTAG